The following are from one region of the Anaeropeptidivorans aminofermentans genome:
- a CDS encoding ABC transporter ATP-binding protein: protein MKNLLKYLKPYKKQLILGPSAKLVEAVFELTLPILMARLIDIGIKNNDKSYIISISAVMAVISALGLICAIFCQYSASVASQGFGTAVRNEVFKKIGTLSHSQLDKFGASSLVNRASNDVTQLQTAVAMFIRLVIRAPFLSIGGVIMAMSIDFKLSILLMVFIPVFIFLLFAIMKITIPLYKSVQKSLDGLALIIRENLMGIRVIRAFAKSYDEEERFKKSNGFWTKISIKSGIFSALISPATLIIMNLASLAIVYYGGKRVNIGGLTQGQLIAFISYITQIMLALIVVSNLAVLFNKAFASASRIQEIFSTEPEIKSKENASLFDTSIPVSLEFKNVSLNYGTGESALADISFKAEKNQTIGIIGGTGSGKSSLLNMIPRFYDSSQGAIEINGIDIKDYDLNSLREHISLVPQKAELFTGTIKSNLLWGRRSASYEDMKEAAKASQAMEFIERLPEKFNTEVAQGGKSLSGGQRQRLAIARALMKKAPILLLDDSASALDYITAYKLKMALEEINEGIILISSQRVSNIMDCDTILVLDGGRLAAIGTHSELLKNSELYRKICRSQKISIDEAA from the coding sequence ATGAAAAATCTGTTAAAATATTTAAAACCTTACAAAAAACAATTAATCCTTGGCCCTTCAGCAAAGCTTGTGGAAGCCGTATTTGAGCTTACTTTGCCCATACTGATGGCAAGGCTGATAGACATAGGAATAAAAAATAACGATAAAAGCTATATCATATCCATTTCAGCAGTAATGGCTGTCATTTCTGCCTTAGGTCTTATCTGCGCCATATTCTGTCAGTATTCTGCATCTGTAGCCTCCCAAGGTTTTGGAACAGCAGTAAGAAATGAGGTTTTTAAGAAAATAGGCACATTATCCCACAGCCAGCTGGATAAATTCGGGGCTTCTTCTCTTGTTAACAGGGCCTCAAATGACGTTACCCAGCTGCAGACCGCCGTGGCCATGTTCATAAGGCTTGTAATCCGGGCGCCTTTTCTTTCCATCGGCGGCGTGATTATGGCCATGTCCATTGATTTTAAATTAAGTATCCTCCTTATGGTATTTATACCTGTTTTTATATTTTTGCTGTTTGCCATAATGAAAATTACCATTCCTCTTTATAAATCCGTTCAGAAATCCCTTGACGGCCTTGCCCTTATCATACGGGAAAACCTTATGGGAATCCGGGTTATCAGAGCCTTTGCAAAATCTTATGACGAGGAAGAAAGATTTAAAAAATCAAATGGCTTCTGGACAAAAATATCAATAAAATCCGGCATCTTTTCGGCTCTTATTTCCCCGGCAACTTTAATTATAATGAATCTTGCTTCTTTAGCTATTGTTTACTACGGCGGAAAAAGAGTTAACATCGGCGGTCTTACCCAAGGCCAGCTTATCGCCTTCATAAGCTATATTACCCAGATCATGCTTGCCCTTATTGTTGTATCAAATCTTGCGGTGCTTTTTAATAAGGCATTTGCTTCCGCTTCAAGAATACAGGAAATATTTAGTACGGAACCGGAAATAAAAAGCAAAGAAAATGCCTCTTTATTCGATACTTCGATTCCTGTTTCATTGGAATTTAAAAATGTGTCCTTAAACTACGGTACAGGGGAAAGCGCCCTTGCAGACATCTCCTTTAAGGCAGAAAAGAATCAGACCATCGGTATTATAGGGGGCACCGGCTCCGGCAAGTCTTCATTACTCAATATGATTCCAAGATTTTATGATTCTTCCCAAGGCGCCATAGAAATAAACGGAATCGATATAAAGGATTATGACCTTAATTCTTTAAGGGAGCATATATCTCTTGTGCCTCAAAAGGCAGAGCTTTTTACGGGAACCATAAAATCCAATCTTTTATGGGGAAGGCGAAGCGCTTCTTATGAAGATATGAAAGAAGCCGCCAAGGCCTCTCAGGCAATGGAATTTATAGAAAGGCTTCCTGAAAAGTTTAATACGGAAGTTGCCCAAGGCGGTAAAAGTCTCTCCGGCGGCCAGCGTCAAAGACTTGCCATCGCAAGAGCCTTAATGAAAAAGGCCCCAATACTCCTTCTTGACGACAGCGCCAGTGCTCTTGACTATATTACGGCATATAAGCTTAAAATGGCCCTTGAAGAAATTAATGAAGGAATCATCCTTATTTCTTCTCAAAGGGTAAGCAATATTATGGACTGCGATACTATCCTTGTTTTAGACGGCGGAAGGCTTGCAGCCATAGGAACCCATTCGGAGCTTTTGAAAAATTCCGAACTGTACAGAAAAATATGCCGTTCTCAAAAAATATCAATCGATGAAGCGGCATAA
- a CDS encoding pirin family protein — protein sequence MKKREIRKIVNGKSAVDGAGVRLVRVLGHEDTEDFDPFLMLDSFDSKNPDDYIKGFPPHPHRGIETLTYLIDGKIEHEDSLGNKDTINAGESQWMTAGSGIIHQEMPLASENMLGFQLWINLPANEKMTEPEYLSITEDRMGFFEDESSVVRVISGGYKNASGVQPRHVKASIFDIILKEGKSIEIETNALENVFVFLIDGDGIINNKNIACKSAVLFSEGDTIEISSPENAQTRFIFFSGKSLKEPIAWGGPIVMNTKEELKFAFEELRLGNFIKSH from the coding sequence ATGAAGAAAAGAGAAATTAGAAAAATAGTGAATGGAAAATCAGCCGTTGACGGGGCAGGGGTAAGGCTAGTTAGAGTTTTAGGTCATGAGGATACGGAGGATTTTGACCCTTTCCTTATGCTTGATTCTTTTGACTCTAAAAATCCCGACGACTATATAAAGGGTTTTCCGCCGCACCCCCATAGAGGTATAGAAACATTGACTTATCTTATTGACGGAAAAATAGAGCATGAAGACAGCCTTGGCAATAAAGACACTATAAATGCCGGTGAAAGCCAGTGGATGACGGCAGGAAGCGGAATCATCCATCAGGAAATGCCCCTTGCTTCTGAAAATATGCTGGGCTTTCAGCTTTGGATCAACCTTCCGGCAAATGAAAAAATGACAGAGCCTGAATATCTAAGCATAACAGAAGACAGGATGGGATTTTTTGAAGACGAAAGCTCCGTGGTAAGAGTGATTTCCGGCGGCTATAAAAATGCTTCGGGGGTTCAGCCAAGGCATGTTAAGGCAAGTATATTTGACATAATACTTAAAGAAGGAAAATCTATAGAAATCGAAACAAATGCTCTGGAAAACGTATTTGTATTTTTAATAGACGGTGACGGTATTATTAATAATAAAAATATAGCGTGTAAATCAGCTGTTTTATTTAGCGAAGGAGATACCATAGAAATATCTTCACCAGAAAACGCCCAGACAAGATTTATATTCTTTTCAGGAAAGTCCTTAAAAGAGCCTATTGCATGGGGCGGACCCATTGTTATGAATACAAAAGAGGAGCTTAAATTTGCTTTTGAAGAGCTGAGACTGGGAAATTTTATAAAGAGCCACTAA
- a CDS encoding NADH-ubiquinone oxidoreductase-F iron-sulfur binding region domain-containing protein, with amino-acid sequence MIRSSVMVCNVAGCYSSGGPSIAEELEKQIKNYGLENEINVVKTGCFGLCVEGPIMIVYPDGSFYSRLQKENIEEIVREHLLKGCVVEKYLYNKTVKDGKVIPFKDTDFYKKQERIALRNCGIINPEKIEDYIANEGYLALQRCLTKNTPEEVMAIIDKANLRGRGGGGFPAGRKMKATAVEADPIKYVCVNADEGDPGAFMDRSILEGDPHSVLEAVTISGYAIGAEKGFIYVRAEYPVAVERLRKAIKQSHELGLLGESIMGTDFSFDIEVRLGSGAFVCGEGTALSNSIEGKRGEPRKRPPRLAEKGIFNRPTFLSNVETFANMVPIILKGPDWFRSIGTEASPGTKVFALGGDIVNTGLVEVPMGTTLRTIIEEIGGGIPGGKKIKAAQTGGPSGGCIPVENMDVPVDFDSLTKIGSMMGSGGLIVMDEDTCMVDIAKFYLDFTVDESCGKCTPCRVGTKRLLEILERITEGKGRPDDIDRIEELCNYIKENSLCGLGQSAPNPVLSTLKHFRKEYEEHVFDKVCRTGTCKAMIHYSIDKEKCIGCSACAKKCPVEAIHGKIKESFSIDQDKCVKCGVCFTTCKFDAVKCR; translated from the coding sequence ATGATACGTTCTAGTGTTATGGTGTGCAATGTGGCAGGCTGTTATTCGTCAGGCGGTCCGTCTATTGCAGAAGAGCTTGAAAAGCAGATAAAAAACTATGGTTTGGAAAATGAAATAAATGTAGTTAAAACAGGCTGTTTCGGCTTATGCGTCGAAGGGCCTATTATGATTGTTTATCCCGACGGAAGCTTCTATAGCAGGCTTCAAAAGGAGAATATAGAAGAAATCGTAAGAGAGCATCTTTTAAAAGGCTGCGTTGTAGAAAAATATCTCTATAATAAAACTGTAAAAGATGGAAAAGTAATACCCTTTAAAGATACGGACTTTTACAAAAAGCAGGAGCGTATCGCCTTAAGAAACTGCGGAATCATTAATCCTGAAAAAATTGAAGATTATATTGCCAACGAAGGATATTTAGCCCTTCAAAGATGCCTTACTAAAAATACGCCGGAAGAAGTTATGGCTATTATCGATAAGGCGAATTTAAGGGGAAGAGGAGGCGGCGGTTTCCCGGCAGGAAGAAAAATGAAAGCTACAGCCGTGGAAGCGGACCCTATAAAATATGTATGTGTAAACGCCGATGAAGGCGACCCGGGCGCATTTATGGACCGTTCCATTCTTGAAGGGGACCCTCACAGCGTTCTTGAAGCCGTTACCATAAGCGGATATGCTATCGGAGCAGAAAAAGGCTTTATTTATGTAAGGGCGGAATATCCCGTAGCAGTAGAAAGGCTTAGAAAAGCCATAAAGCAGTCTCACGAGCTTGGGCTTTTGGGAGAAAGCATTATGGGAACAGATTTTTCCTTCGACATAGAGGTGCGTTTAGGCTCAGGTGCATTCGTATGCGGAGAAGGAACCGCTCTTTCAAACTCTATAGAAGGAAAAAGGGGAGAGCCCAGAAAAAGGCCGCCCCGCCTTGCGGAAAAGGGTATTTTCAATAGGCCTACCTTCCTTTCAAATGTAGAAACCTTCGCTAATATGGTACCTATTATATTAAAGGGCCCAGATTGGTTCAGAAGCATAGGAACAGAGGCTTCCCCGGGAACAAAGGTGTTTGCCCTTGGGGGAGACATTGTAAATACAGGTCTTGTAGAAGTCCCCATGGGAACGACTTTAAGAACAATTATTGAAGAAATAGGCGGAGGAATCCCCGGCGGCAAGAAAATAAAAGCTGCCCAAACAGGAGGCCCTTCCGGCGGCTGTATCCCTGTGGAAAATATGGACGTTCCCGTAGATTTCGACAGCCTTACAAAAATAGGTTCCATGATGGGTTCCGGTGGCCTTATCGTAATGGACGAGGACACCTGCATGGTGGATATCGCAAAGTTCTACCTTGATTTCACCGTAGACGAATCCTGCGGAAAATGCACGCCCTGCCGTGTGGGAACCAAAAGACTTCTTGAAATCCTTGAAAGAATCACGGAAGGCAAGGGCCGCCCAGATGATATTGACAGGATAGAAGAGCTTTGCAATTACATAAAAGAAAATTCTCTTTGCGGCCTTGGCCAGTCTGCCCCTAATCCTGTGCTTTCAACTTTAAAGCATTTCAGGAAGGAATATGAGGAGCATGTCTTTGACAAGGTTTGCAGAACAGGAACATGCAAGGCCATGATACATTATTCCATAGACAAGGAAAAATGCATCGGCTGTTCCGCTTGCGCTAAAAAATGCCCGGTTGAAGCTATCCATGGAAAAATTAAGGAAAGCTTCTCCATTGATCAGGATAAATGCGTTAAATGCGGCGTATGCTTTACAACCTGCAAATTCGATGCAGTAAAGTGCAGATAG
- a CDS encoding NADH-quinone oxidoreductase subunit NuoE family protein encodes MKKSITTLPFKDTEEQAKELDEILARYKDVPGGIMPVLQETQRIYGYLPYEVQKKISEDMDVKMEEIYGIATFYSQFSLTPKGQYDISVCLGTACYVKGSGDILNEISKLLGIGTDECTADGKFSISSCRCIGCCGLAPVMTVNGEVYGRLEVKDVKGILEKYDDEFFSKAN; translated from the coding sequence ATGAAGAAAAGCATCACAACGCTTCCTTTTAAGGATACGGAGGAGCAGGCAAAGGAGCTTGATGAAATACTAGCTCGTTATAAGGACGTTCCTGGGGGAATCATGCCTGTCCTTCAGGAGACGCAAAGGATATATGGGTATTTACCTTATGAGGTTCAAAAGAAAATATCTGAAGACATGGATGTTAAAATGGAGGAAATATACGGAATCGCTACTTTTTATTCTCAGTTTTCTCTTACGCCTAAAGGCCAATACGACATTTCTGTTTGCCTCGGCACGGCCTGCTATGTAAAAGGCTCAGGGGACATTTTGAATGAAATATCTAAACTCCTTGGCATCGGTACAGATGAATGTACTGCCGACGGAAAGTTTTCCATCTCCAGCTGCAGATGCATCGGCTGCTGCGGCCTTGCGCCTGTTATGACAGTAAACGGAGAAGTTTACGGAAGGCTTGAGGTTAAGGATGTAAAAGGAATACTGGAAAAATACGATGATGAATTTTTCAGTAAGGCGAATTAA
- the ygiD gene encoding 4,5-DOPA-extradiol-dioxygenase, with translation MGKMPVLFVGHGSPQYVIEENNKYTQGFRDIEKSIPRPKSILIVSAHWEKMRNTVMNNENPPTIHDFYGFPKALYEISYPAAGDTALAEKVKEMLPGETVFDSQYGLDHGSWAALLFMYPEHDIPVCQLSINRGVDLQGMYEIGRALSSLRDEGVLIIGSGNIVHNLRLVNFSMEEGYSWAQEFDNYIYENIKNKNIDNIINYKNAGESSSKAFTTIEHFAPLIYVLGAGDQYAEFTVFNKSCTMGSMSMTSYLFE, from the coding sequence ATGGGAAAAATGCCTGTTTTATTTGTAGGCCACGGCTCGCCTCAATATGTAATAGAAGAAAACAATAAATATACTCAAGGCTTTAGGGATATAGAAAAATCCATACCAAGGCCGAAATCCATATTAATAGTTTCGGCTCATTGGGAGAAAATGCGAAATACGGTAATGAATAACGAAAATCCGCCTACGATACATGATTTTTACGGTTTTCCGAAGGCGCTTTATGAAATATCCTATCCTGCCGCAGGCGATACTGCTCTTGCGGAAAAGGTAAAAGAAATGCTTCCGGGAGAGACGGTTTTTGACTCTCAGTACGGTCTTGACCACGGAAGCTGGGCGGCCCTTTTGTTTATGTATCCTGAGCATGACATCCCTGTCTGCCAGCTCAGTATAAACAGGGGAGTTGACCTGCAGGGAATGTACGAAATAGGAAGAGCGCTTTCAAGCCTTAGAGATGAAGGTGTTTTAATCATAGGAAGCGGAAACATCGTCCATAACTTAAGACTTGTAAATTTTTCAATGGAAGAAGGATATTCCTGGGCTCAAGAATTCGATAATTACATATACGAAAATATAAAAAATAAGAATATAGACAATATCATAAATTATAAAAACGCAGGCGAATCCTCTTCAAAGGCTTTTACTACCATAGAGCATTTTGCCCCTTTAATATATGTTTTAGGTGCTGGAGATCAATACGCTGAATTTACGGTTTTTAATAAAAGCTGCACCATGGGAAGCATGTCAATGACATCTTATCTTTTTGAATAA
- a CDS encoding ABC transporter ATP-binding protein — translation MKKKEIIQRLLYYCGKYLPHIITIFLLAAIGSGSTLAAPYVLGKAVNEIRGINNVSFEIIMPLLLKLLVLYIVASLSGWLLSAMSAYVSNHAVRDIRKDLFEKIKTLPLSFFDSRKTGELMSIFTNDLDLVAEGLFQAVTQLFSAIITIAGSFYLMFYISPSIAFAVGIVAPIALIIAGFISGNSSKLFKNQQKLVGQYNGYIEESISMLKTAKAFNYEDILQEEASAINDTLYVYGQKAQFFSSLVNPSTRFINNIAYISVGLIGGALAAAGSLTVGAITSLINYSAQFAKPLNEITAISSQLQSALASSERIFSLIDEIPEASTADLERLENIEGNVKFESASFSYNKSSKLIENFSVNIPKGSMVAIVGPTGAGKTTMVNLLMRFYDLDYGNILIDGKNITNYSKDSLRLAFGMVLQDTWLFTGTIKDNIAYGNKNASFEDIIEAAKNARAHNFITRLKDGYDTVIGEEGGSLSQGEKQLIAIARSMLADSPMLILDEATSSVDPMTELDIQEALKTLMKGKTSFIIAHRLSTIQEADIIIVMDKGKIIETGSHTRLLDKKGFYCRLYNSQFINPSEEKLKGSA, via the coding sequence ATGAAAAAAAAAGAAATCATCCAAAGGCTTCTTTATTACTGCGGAAAATATCTGCCCCATATTATAACTATATTTTTACTTGCGGCTATTGGCAGCGGCTCTACATTGGCCGCTCCCTATGTATTAGGTAAAGCTGTAAATGAAATACGGGGAATCAATAATGTTTCCTTTGAAATTATAATGCCTTTGCTTTTAAAGCTTTTAGTCTTATATATTGTAGCCTCTCTTTCAGGCTGGCTTCTTTCGGCAATGTCTGCTTATGTATCAAACCATGCTGTAAGGGATATAAGAAAAGACCTTTTTGAAAAAATAAAAACGCTTCCCTTAAGTTTTTTTGACAGCAGAAAAACAGGAGAGCTTATGAGTATATTTACAAATGACCTTGATTTAGTTGCAGAAGGGCTTTTTCAGGCGGTTACGCAGCTTTTTTCTGCAATCATTACCATTGCAGGCTCCTTTTACCTTATGTTCTATATAAGCCCTTCCATCGCCTTTGCCGTAGGAATCGTAGCCCCTATCGCCCTTATCATCGCAGGCTTCATTTCTGGAAATTCTTCAAAGCTTTTTAAGAATCAGCAAAAGCTTGTAGGCCAATATAACGGCTATATAGAAGAAAGCATTTCCATGCTTAAAACTGCCAAGGCATTTAATTATGAAGATATTCTTCAAGAGGAAGCCTCTGCAATCAATGATACCCTTTATGTATACGGTCAAAAAGCGCAGTTTTTTTCCTCTCTTGTGAATCCTTCTACAAGATTTATAAATAATATCGCTTATATCTCTGTCGGGCTTATCGGGGGGGCCTTAGCGGCAGCAGGAAGCCTTACGGTAGGAGCAATTACAAGCCTTATAAATTATTCCGCCCAGTTTGCAAAGCCTCTTAACGAAATTACAGCGATTTCTTCCCAGCTTCAATCGGCCCTTGCTTCCTCCGAAAGAATATTTTCTCTCATTGACGAAATTCCGGAAGCTTCAACAGCGGATCTTGAAAGGCTTGAAAATATAGAAGGAAACGTAAAATTTGAAAGTGCCTCTTTCAGCTATAATAAATCAAGTAAGCTTATAGAAAACTTCTCTGTCAATATTCCAAAGGGCAGCATGGTTGCCATTGTAGGCCCTACAGGCGCCGGAAAAACCACTATGGTAAATCTTCTGATGCGGTTTTACGATTTAGATTACGGTAATATATTGATAGACGGAAAGAACATAACGAACTATTCAAAAGACAGCTTAAGGCTTGCCTTTGGCATGGTGCTCCAGGACACATGGCTTTTTACAGGAACAATCAAGGATAATATTGCCTACGGAAATAAAAACGCTTCTTTTGAAGATATCATAGAGGCCGCCAAAAATGCAAGGGCTCATAATTTTATTACAAGGCTTAAAGACGGCTACGACACCGTAATCGGTGAAGAAGGCGGAAGCCTTTCCCAAGGGGAAAAACAGCTTATTGCCATAGCAAGAAGTATGCTTGCAGATTCTCCCATGCTCATTCTCGACGAGGCAACAAGCAGTGTAGACCCTATGACGGAACTTGACATTCAGGAAGCTTTAAAAACCCTTATGAAGGGAAAAACCAGCTTTATCATCGCCCATAGGCTTTCAACCATTCAGGAGGCCGATATAATCATCGTTATGGATAAAGGCAAAATTATAGAAACCGGAAGCCACACAAGGCTTTTAGATAAAAAAGGCTTTTACTGCAGGCTTTATAACAGCCAGTTTATAAACCCTTCCGAAGAAAAACTAAAAGGCTCCGCTTAA
- a CDS encoding NCS2 family permease → MERFFKLKENGTNVSTEVMAGFTTFFAMSYIIFVNPSMLSQTGIPWGAVFLATIIASAIGTLIMGLFANVPYAQAPGMGLNAFFTYTVCFGLNFSWEQALAMVFLCGVINVIITVTKIRKSIIKSIPVSMQNAIGGGIGVFIAYIGIKNAGLLQFTADPGTYALFDSGTVVADAGIVPALVKFNTAPVILAIIGIILIIVLLVLKVKGAVLISIIGTTIIGIPMGVVDISSIGATANVGTAFAELGQVFGAAFGPKGMLSLFSDPSRIPLVLMTIFAFSLSDTFDTIGTFIGTGRKSGIFSAEDEKAMELSTGFKSKMDRALFSDSIATSIGAILGTSNTTTYVESAAGIGAGGRTGLTSVVTALLFILSIFLAPVAGIVPAAATAPALIAVGIMMLSAFKEIKWDELEEAIPAFFAGIVMALCYSISYGIATGFIFYCIVKVCKKQTKDLHPILIVSTILFILNFVILSIIPA, encoded by the coding sequence ATGGAGAGGTTTTTTAAACTTAAAGAAAATGGGACAAATGTTTCCACAGAAGTCATGGCTGGATTTACAACCTTCTTCGCAATGAGCTATATTATTTTTGTCAATCCCTCTATGCTTTCTCAGACAGGTATCCCTTGGGGCGCAGTATTTCTTGCAACCATAATTGCGTCTGCCATCGGAACTTTAATCATGGGACTTTTTGCAAATGTTCCCTATGCTCAGGCCCCGGGTATGGGTCTTAATGCATTCTTTACCTATACAGTTTGCTTCGGCCTCAATTTCAGCTGGGAGCAGGCCCTTGCAATGGTTTTCTTATGCGGTGTCATCAATGTAATCATAACCGTTACTAAAATAAGAAAGTCCATAATTAAGTCAATCCCTGTAAGCATGCAAAATGCCATAGGCGGCGGTATCGGCGTATTCATCGCCTATATAGGAATAAAAAACGCAGGGCTTCTTCAATTTACGGCAGACCCAGGCACTTATGCGCTTTTTGACAGCGGCACCGTTGTTGCAGATGCTGGCATCGTTCCAGCTCTTGTTAAATTTAATACTGCACCTGTCATACTTGCAATCATAGGTATAATACTTATTATTGTTCTTTTAGTATTAAAGGTAAAAGGTGCTGTTCTCATAAGCATCATCGGAACCACAATTATCGGAATACCCATGGGTGTTGTAGATATTTCATCTATCGGTGCAACAGCAAACGTAGGCACAGCCTTTGCTGAGCTTGGCCAGGTTTTCGGCGCCGCCTTCGGGCCAAAGGGCATGCTTTCTCTTTTCTCTGACCCTTCAAGAATCCCTCTTGTTCTGATGACGATATTTGCCTTTAGCCTTTCAGATACTTTTGACACCATCGGAACCTTCATAGGAACAGGCCGCAAAAGCGGTATCTTCAGCGCAGAAGACGAAAAAGCAATGGAGTTAAGTACAGGCTTTAAATCAAAAATGGACAGAGCTCTTTTCTCAGATTCCATTGCAACCTCAATCGGAGCTATTTTAGGCACATCCAATACAACAACTTATGTTGAAAGTGCCGCAGGTATAGGCGCAGGCGGCCGTACAGGCCTTACAAGCGTTGTTACTGCATTGCTTTTCATTCTTTCCATATTCCTTGCGCCTGTAGCCGGAATTGTACCTGCCGCAGCAACAGCCCCCGCTTTAATAGCCGTAGGCATCATGATGCTTTCTGCCTTCAAAGAAATCAAATGGGATGAACTTGAAGAAGCTATCCCCGCTTTCTTTGCCGGCATCGTTATGGCTCTTTGCTACAGCATATCCTATGGTATCGCCACAGGCTTTATATTCTACTGCATCGTTAAAGTATGCAAGAAACAGACAAAGGATTTACACCCCATACTTATTGTTTCAACTATCCTTTTTATATTGAATTTTGTTATATTAAGCATTATCCCTGCTTAA
- a CDS encoding LysR family transcriptional regulator, with translation MDLKQLEYFVTTVKEGNISKAAQRLHISQPPLSTQLKLLEEELGVILFDRGARSIRLTDAGKIFFDRAASILNMADSAVKEMHDLRLDGKGTLRLGLISSAGPYIMEKIKTFHIEHPDIMFQVYEANTYELIELIHSGVIEVSALRTPFNKEGLEIKYIHSEAVAAIGKESFFEGMADEIYLEELKEKPLIIYRRWQNIIIGIFKEKGLYPHILCINDDARTTLQWAKEGMGIGLLPEYLCNENKDGIVKRRILAGNTLDTELAVVRKKGKGSITSKIAEEFMKHCTVKNEN, from the coding sequence ATGGATTTAAAACAGCTGGAATATTTTGTTACCACCGTAAAAGAAGGGAATATATCGAAAGCTGCTCAAAGGCTTCATATTTCCCAGCCCCCTTTAAGCACGCAGCTAAAGCTTCTTGAAGAGGAGCTGGGCGTGATACTTTTTGACAGAGGGGCAAGGAGTATCCGCCTTACGGATGCAGGGAAGATTTTCTTCGACAGGGCGGCCTCTATACTCAATATGGCAGATTCGGCAGTAAAGGAAATGCATGACCTTCGCCTTGACGGAAAAGGAACCTTGCGCCTTGGGCTGATATCATCGGCAGGGCCTTATATAATGGAGAAAATAAAAACTTTCCATATAGAACATCCTGATATTATGTTTCAGGTTTACGAGGCTAATACGTATGAGCTTATTGAGCTTATTCATTCGGGGGTTATTGAGGTTTCCGCCTTGCGAACGCCATTCAATAAGGAAGGGCTTGAAATTAAATATATCCATAGCGAAGCCGTAGCAGCAATAGGCAAGGAAAGCTTTTTTGAAGGAATGGCAGATGAAATTTATCTTGAAGAGCTTAAGGAAAAGCCCCTTATCATCTATAGGAGATGGCAGAATATTATTATCGGAATATTTAAAGAAAAGGGTCTATATCCGCATATTTTATGCATCAATGACGATGCAAGAACGACTTTGCAATGGGCAAAAGAAGGCATGGGTATAGGTCTTCTCCCTGAATATCTTTGCAATGAAAATAAGGACGGCATAGTTAAAAGGAGAATTCTCGCAGGCAATACCCTTGATACGGAACTTGCAGTTGTAAGAAAAAAGGGCAAGGGCAGTATTACATCAAAAATAGCAGAAGAATTTATGAAGCATTGTACAGTAAAGAATGAAAATTAG